The Elusimicrobiota bacterium nucleotide sequence GCGGGTGCGCGATATTGACAGCCGGCAAAACGATGAAATAAAAACCATTGATTATACGCCGCGAACGGATTTAGTCGAATATATGAAAGATTTATAAAAACACATGGGAGGAAAATTCAATAAGGGTATCATGGCCCCTGGGAGGCTGGTCCTTGAATAATGAATCGCCCGACATCTATATAAGTGGTAAAATATCTCAACATCTTGCTATGAAACGATTCCGAATTTATATTGATGAGTCAGGCGATCATACCTATCATCACTTAGATAGCCCGGCCTCCCGGTACCTTGGCCTGACTGGAATCATCATCGAATCCGAATTATATCGAACACATCTTCAACCTGAGTTTGAGAGGCTCAAGCAGTCGCATTTCCCACATAGTCCTGATGAACCCGTTATCCTCCACAGAAAGGAGATGATCAACCGAGAAGGAATTTTCGGCGCGCTACGCGACGCGGATCGCGACCAAGCTTTCACGGCAGACCTTATGCGATTCCTCTCTGTTCAGGACTACACCATTTATAGTGTCGTCATCGACAAAAAGGCACATACTGACCGTTACGGCAAGGCTGCCTCCCATCCATATCACTACTGCCTGACGGTCCTCCTGGAACGTTATCGTAGTTTCCTGGCCGCTGAAGGCGGGCGGGGCGATGTTATGGCCGAGAGCCGCGGCGGAACGGAGGATATGGAGCTCAAAAAAGTCTATCAGGAACTTTATACAGGCGGGACGCAGTTCCTCAGTGCCTCAAATTTTCAAGGAGTGCTGACTTCCCGGGAACTTAAGTTAAAAAAGAAGATCGCAAATATCGCGGGGTTACAGATGGCTGATCTGCTCGCTTATCCGTTGAAGCAGGATATCCTTACCAAAGACGGCATCTCGGGTGTAAGTCAAGGGGATTTTGGGGAGAAGCTTTGCGCCAGTGTCCAGAGCAAACAGAACACCTATAGTCGGAAGTTCCTAAAATGAAAAGCCCGCTTTCGCGGGCTTCCCACGCTGGCCCATACGGGCCATCCACCTCCGATTGCTCGGATTGCTTATAGTATAGTATATCCCCCAAAAAACTTCAAGGGCAAAAAAACAGGGCAAAAAACTTATTTTGAAATGATATAAAGCCGCTTGCTTGCGGCTGTCAGCCTGGCCGCAGAGGACTTAAAGCTTTTAACATCGGCCGAAAGTTGTTTGACAGCCTGTTGTTCTTCCAGCAGCTGCGTGATATTTTTGCCGCGGATTTCCCCGCCCCTGGAAGAAACAGCGTCGCGCATTTCCGTTTTTCCGTTTTTCGCGCCAAGGGCGGCCGATAGCAGTCCCACTCTGGCCGCTTTCTTGTTTATCCTGGCGCTATAGCTTAAAATGGTTTTGGTATAGGCGGAAAGATTTAATCCCGGCCGGGTTTCGGCAAACTGGGTTTTATTCAAGACCGCCACCTTGTCCAGGTTCCCTTGTATCATTGTCAGTCTCAGGCTTAAAGCGGAAATATCGCGCGCCGTGAGTTTGGTTTTTGCGGTGTTTAGAATTTTAAGGACTTCATCCATGTATCCATCCTGGCGCGCCAGCCTGGAAAGTATATCTTTCGCTTGCTTTACTTGCGCTTCCTGCGCGGGAACGACAGCCGCCTTATCGGCGGGTTGAACGGATTTTTCCGGGGTGGCCAGGCCGAAAGAAAGAGATACTCCTGAAACCATCATTATTGCCGCGGCTGCCGCGAATTTGAGTTTCATATCTGTCTCCTTGTGTGAACAAGACGAATTACCATCAGCCTTTCATCCGGTTCGTCTGATTTATAATATAGCATAGTATAGCTTTGTAAGGTTTTCAGGGCATGGGTCATGAGTGCATGCTTATGGCGGCAAAGGGCCCATAATGTCTTAGGCCGAAAGGCCCATCAAAAACAATTTTAACAAATACGAAACACAAATTCGGTAAAATAAACTACAATATCCTAATTATGGGGCAGTTGTTCAATTCAAATTATATAATAGTCTGTCCCCGTCTTAGGCGGAAGGGGGCTCCAGGGTGAGGGCTTTTTGCTTTGGCTGCGGTTAACAAAAACATGGAAATTAAATTTCCCGGTTTTCTGTCTGGGTTTGTGGATGGCGCGGATAAGCCCCGCTCTTTTGGCGCCATAGAAAATCGCTATTGGCTAAAGGCAAGCCGGTTAACCATGCCTCCCGGACCAAAAGGGCGGGACAAGCTGTCCGTTTTTTTGACAGACAGATACATTCCCCCTTTACTAGAAAAAAATCCGAAAAAAATTCGCTTGCCCCGCACTTTGGCGGGATCCCTTCCGGTGGATTTGCCCACAGTGCCTCTGGCCTGTCGCGGCGGCACCCCTTCCGGGGAATTTGCCACAGGGGACACCGCATTGCGGTTTCCCCTACCTTTCGGAAAAAGTGCGGGGCTTACGCAGCCATATTCTCCCACAGACGGCCAATGGGGGAGGGCCGGGGTGATGGCCCACATTTTTGCCTTTCTTGCTGTCACGCTGCTAAGCAGCTCCATTTACGCTTCCGGCCCCGGCACGGGGTCCGCCGATTTCCTTAAAATACCCGTTGGAGCAAGGGAAACTTCTCTTGGCGGCGCGTTTACCGCCGTTGCCGACAACGCCAATGCCGTTTATTACAACCCGGCGGGCCTGAGCCTGCTGCAAAACCCGGAAATTTCCTTCACCAATAATAAATATCTTGAGGGCTTAAGCCAGCAGTGGCTTGCCGCGGCGTATCCCTATAAGTCCGGGGCATTCGGCCTGGGTGTGAATTATCTTTCGGTGCCCGCCTTTGGCGCTTACGATAATCTTAACAACCCGGCCGGCTCGGTATCGGCTTATGACGCGGCGGCGTATCTTTCCTGGGGCGGCAGGCTGCCGGTTGACTATAAATTTATCCGCTCGGTTTCATACGGCGCATCCCTGAAGTATATATCCGAAAAACTGGATACGGAGCATGCGTCCGGCTATGGGCTGGATTTGGGGCTTTTAGCCGCGACGTCTGTTAAAAATCTGAGATTCGGTTTCGGCGTTGATAATCTGGTCTCAAGCAAAATTAAATTTATTGACGAAGGGGCCGGGCTTCCTTTAAAGTTCAAGGCCGGCGTTTCATACCGGCTGGCGCCTGACAGCCCCGTTGCCGCGATATTGTTTTCCGCGGATTACAATTTTCCGAAGGATGGGGCCGGCTATGTTGCCGCCGGCATAGAAGGCCTGCTTTACAGGGCGTTCGCAGTAAGATTGGGCTACAGCTCTTTCGGGGATATTTCAAACGGCCTGAATTTCGGGCTTGGATTCGACCTGTCACGCTATACCGGCAGGAGCATCAGCGTGGATTATTCATTCGCCGCCGCCTCCGTTTTCGGCGATATCCAGAAACTGGGCATTACCTGTAAATTCCGGCCGCGGCAAATCTCCGGCGCGGCCGCGGCGCGTTCCACAGTCCCGGCGCGCGCGGAGGCGCCTATGCGCCCGCCCAGAGAAACACACGCCCCCGCGCCCGCCGCAGGCGGCGGGGCTGTCTCCCGTTATGCCGACATCCTGAAAACAGGCAGTCTGTATCAAAAAAGAAACGCTTTGGCCGAATTGGGCGAACAGGAAGGCGAGGCTCCTTTTAATCTTTTGCTCTCCGTTCTTAAAAATGACGACCCTGTATTAGTGCTGGACGCCGTTTCCGTTTTGTCCGGATTGGACGATTTAAGGGTTATAGACCCCTTTATAGAGCTGTTGAAAGCGGAAAATGCGGATATACAGCTTGCGGCCATCTCCAGGCTTGCGCGGTATAAGGACGAAAGGGTGTTACAAGCGCTGGAGGGATGCCTGGGTGACAAATCTCCGGAAGTGCGAAGCCGGGCCGCCGTTATTCTGGGGGATTTCGGCGACGCCAGGGCGGTTGAGAGCCTTAAGGCGGCGTTGAAAAAAGAGGAAGCCAGCGAGGTTAAGAATGCGCTGATAAGTTCTTTAAAAGAACTGGACCCGGGGTTTCAGGGGACGAATAACAGTAATCCGGTAATCAGTCCGCCGGTAAATGGTTTGTCTCAATAACGGACAAATATGATAAATAGAACATTTTTTGGCAGAAAGTGGTTTACCCCGCCACCTGCTTCAAATCGAAGCCGGTGGTGGGGTTATTTAGCGGCAGGCCCCGCACTTTGGCCCTTTTGGAAAAAGTGCGGGGCGGGGTGCATTGTTTTCTTTTTACTGCTCACCGGCTACCGGTTGCTGGTTACCGCCGCCCTGACCGGAGGCGTTCTGAAAATATCGGCGCTTTCAACGGCTTCCGGCGGCGGCGCGGCCTCAGGCGGCGTCCTGGCGCTTAAAGCCGCGAGCATGGGCGGTTTAACCGGCTCCGGCGCGCGCCTGAGCGGCGGCAATTTAAGCGTGACGACGGGCGGTACTCCGGCGGTGGTCACATTCGCAACGGCGAAAAGCGATTTATCGGCCGCGCATTGCTATCCGGTGCCGTTCAAGCCCTCGCTTGGGCATACAAAGATAACGTTCACCGATCTGACCAGGTCCGCGCGTATACGGATATACACCACAAGCGGCATATTGGTGCGCGCGCTTGATAAATCGGACACGGGCGAAACGCTTGACTGGGACGTCCGCAACGCGCGCGGTGAAGCGGTTGTCAGCGGGGTTTACCTCTACGTAGTTAATAGCGCCAGTCAGACCAGGAAAGGGAAGTTGATGATAATAAGGTAACAGAAAATGCAAAGTGCAAAATGCAAAGTGCGAAAGGCTTTAAGGACGCGGGACGGCCAGGCAGCTGGGCGGCTAGGCAGCTTTTTGAAGGAGTTAGAGTCTTGATTTGTTATTTAGGAGGTTTGTTATGAACAAAACCATATTAAAACTCGTTCTTTTCTTCAGCCTTCAGCCTTTAGCCTTCAGCTTTCTAAGCGCCGGCGTGCCGCTGAAAATTAATTTTCAGGGGCGGCTTGAGGAAAGCGGCGTTCCGGTGGACGGCCAGAGAAGCTTTGTTTTCAATATATACGACGCAATGTCCGGCGGCAGCCTTATCTGGACCAGCCAAGCGCAGGATGTGCCTGTGTCCGACGGCGTATTCAGCGTGGCGCTTGAAACCGGAACGCCGGTAAACCTATCAACCGCCGCGTTTACCGGAGCGAGATATGTTGAGATTGTCGTAGGCCCCCAGACGCTCTCGCCCCGCCAGGAAATGCTGTCCGCGCCTTACGCGCTGGTGGCGCAGGCCCTGTCTTCCGACGCCAGGGTAAGCCTTTCCAGCCTGGAACCGGGCAGCCTGGGCGCGAATGTTGTGATTTCCTCGATAGCGGTGAACGCGGTTTATGACGGCGCCATAGTCGGGATGTCGTCGGCGAAGCTTGCCGGGTCGGTCCCCGCCGGAAACCTCGGCAATGCCGTGCTGAAGGCGGGCGATATAATGACGGGCGCGCTGGTTGTAAACGCGCCGTCCGCTTTCACCACCGGCAATCAGCCGGCGCTGGTGTTTTCAACCAATGTGGTAGTGTCGGCGTCGCAGTTGAGGATAGGCAATTTCGCCGCCGCGCCGCCCGCCGGGGGCATGGGCTCGGGCTCGGTTTACTACAACACCACCGACACACTGTTATATGTTTCAAACGGCGTTTCCTGGAACTCTCTGGCTTCGGGCGGGGCAAGCCCCTGGGCAACCGGCGGGGGCGTGGTTACGCTGGTTGATCCGTCAAACAATGTGGGCGTGGGTAAAGCCCCGGTTGAAAAGCTGGATGTGGCGGGAAATATAAAAACCGACTCTGGGATTATAGGCGCCACCCTGAATTTAAGCGGCAGC carries:
- a CDS encoding T9SS type A sorting domain-containing protein, which produces MLVTAALTGGVLKISALSTASGGGAASGGVLALKAASMGGLTGSGARLSGGNLSVTTGGTPAVVTFATAKSDLSAAHCYPVPFKPSLGHTKITFTDLTRSARIRIYTTSGILVRALDKSDTGETLDWDVRNARGEAVVSGVYLYVVNSASQTRKGKLMIIR
- a CDS encoding DUF3800 domain-containing protein gives rise to the protein MNNESPDIYISGKISQHLAMKRFRIYIDESGDHTYHHLDSPASRYLGLTGIIIESELYRTHLQPEFERLKQSHFPHSPDEPVILHRKEMINREGIFGALRDADRDQAFTADLMRFLSVQDYTIYSVVIDKKAHTDRYGKAASHPYHYCLTVLLERYRSFLAAEGGRGDVMAESRGGTEDMELKKVYQELYTGGTQFLSASNFQGVLTSRELKLKKKIANIAGLQMADLLAYPLKQDILTKDGISGVSQGDFGEKLCASVQSKQNTYSRKFLK
- a CDS encoding PorV/PorQ family protein, with amino-acid sequence MAHIFAFLAVTLLSSSIYASGPGTGSADFLKIPVGARETSLGGAFTAVADNANAVYYNPAGLSLLQNPEISFTNNKYLEGLSQQWLAAAYPYKSGAFGLGVNYLSVPAFGAYDNLNNPAGSVSAYDAAAYLSWGGRLPVDYKFIRSVSYGASLKYISEKLDTEHASGYGLDLGLLAATSVKNLRFGFGVDNLVSSKIKFIDEGAGLPLKFKAGVSYRLAPDSPVAAILFSADYNFPKDGAGYVAAGIEGLLYRAFAVRLGYSSFGDISNGLNFGLGFDLSRYTGRSISVDYSFAAASVFGDIQKLGITCKFRPRQISGAAAARSTVPARAEAPMRPPRETHAPAPAAGGGAVSRYADILKTGSLYQKRNALAELGEQEGEAPFNLLLSVLKNDDPVLVLDAVSVLSGLDDLRVIDPFIELLKAENADIQLAAISRLARYKDERVLQALEGCLGDKSPEVRSRAAVILGDFGDARAVESLKAALKKEEASEVKNALISSLKELDPGFQGTNNSNPVISPPVNGLSQ